A single genomic interval of Zingiber officinale cultivar Zhangliang chromosome 4A, Zo_v1.1, whole genome shotgun sequence harbors:
- the LOC121972359 gene encoding protein ETHYLENE-INSENSITIVE 3-like 1a, producing the protein MNAANVAFDPWTEVEGLLGAPPSSSFDVALPQVIDWKNANETAIEELRLSIWDSIVCLKHLEGRRGCQELRRNRAALIDHAQTQLQRKRLARCQGRILECSSELLEEGVIEGFVFGLVPCNGEAVGGASANLRAWWKDAVRFDREGPAAMAAHCAEAGSQLVMADFSIPAALAELQDGILSTLISTLMPICEPPQRKFPLRKGNPPPWWPAVEDEQEEEDWSRPPYKKPHDLKKSWKVSVLIAIVRHLMPGIDRIQNSIERSVCLQDKITAKEVEILDAVLAHELRRHFSSSSRECPRTISPFFLHRRSSVKRQEQSVMQESFNMQQQPVLPFRLPTIEEGMNPTTNHSLPESILLWSELFPAGKNNQFLEPVLEQDDGAGSTADNFLIMSRLDALPATRALENFSNFEEYDWSKEFAV; encoded by the coding sequence ATGAACGCTGCGAATGTCGCCTTCGATCCATGGACAGAGGTCGAAGGCCTTCTCGGCGCTCCGCCGTCGAGCAGCTTCGATGTCGCTCTGCCGCAAGTGATTGACTGGAAAAACGCCAATGAGACCGCAATTGAAGAACTCCGACTGAGCATTTGGGACAGCATCGTCTGCCTCAAGCACCTCGAGGGTCGCCGAGGGTGCCAGGAGCTTCGGCGAAATCGCGCCGCCCTGATCGACCACGCGCAGACGCAGTTGCAGCGCAAGAGGCTGGCGCGCTGTCAGGGGAGGATTTTGGAGTGCTCGTCGGAGCTGTTGGAGGAGGGCGTCATCGAGGGGTTTGTCTTCGGCCTCGTGCCCTGCAACGGCGAGGCCGTCGGCGGCGCCTCCGCCAACCTCCGCGCCTGGTGGAAGGACGCCGTCCGCTTCGACCGCGAAGGCCCCGCGGCGATGGCCGCGCACTGCGCGGAGGCGGGGAGCCAGCTGGTCATGGCTGACTTCTCTATCCCCGCCGCCTTGGCGGAGCTGCAGGACGGCATTTTGAGCACGCTCATCTCGACCTTGATGCCCATCTGCGAGCCGCCGCAGCGCAAGTTCCCGCTCAGAAAGGGCAATCCACCGCCGTGGTGGCCGGCCGTGGAGGACGAGCAGGAGGAGGAGGACTGGTCTCGTCCGCCCTACAAGAAACCACACGACCTCAAGAAGTCCTGGAAGGTGAGCGTCCTGATTGCGATCGTCAGGCACCTGATGCCCGGCATCGACAGGATCCAGAACTCCATCGAGCGCAGCGTGTGCCTGCAAGACAAGATCACCGCCAAGGAGGTCGAAATTCTAGACGCCGTTCTGGCGCACGAGCTCAGGAGGCATTTCAGTAGCAGCAGCAGGGAGTGCCCAAGAACAATTTCGCCCTTCTTCCTCCACCGCCGGAGCAGCGTGAAACGACAAGAGCAGAGTGTGATGCAGGAAAGCTTCAATATGCAACAACAGCCTGTGCTCCCATTTCGTCTGCCTACGATCGAGGAGGGGATGAACCCTACTACTAACCATTCACTGCCGGAAAGCATATTACTTTGGTCTGAGTTGTTCCCCGCTGGGAAGAACAACCAATTTTTGGAGCCTGTTCTAGAGCAGGATGATGGAGCCGGCTCTACTGCGGATAACTTCTTGATCATGAGTCGACTGGATGCACTGCCTGCTACTCGAGCGTTGGAAAATTTCTCCAACTTCGAGGAATATGATTGGTCCAAAGAGTTTGCAGTCTAA